Proteins encoded within one genomic window of Cryptococcus neoformans var. grubii H99 chromosome 4, complete sequence:
- a CDS encoding glucan 1,3-beta-glucosidase: MPRPAYDPVANPNFSPDSNTSPNPDRNSNFLDPEANLFGRPGSEYAPAPSLMSRDSTAASMNLMGGTPSLAGTHRDSWGSGIALTGAEGATNGNRNPGRSGLANSTVPYGSGERLSTSDEDDEHGHITPAVAAIGAGTAARGISEKPRWAESGSGKGKKNRKWLWAALAALLIVAIGLGVGLGVGLTRNRDSKTLAASSGNENSSPSSQVPSGASSASGSATATSTSATASATPTTGTQGSLITLEDGSTMTYDNPYGGKWVWDEANPFKNEAQANSWTPALNQNWTWGQDKVFGVNLGGWLVIEPFIVPGLYEKYANGSAGTAIDEYTLSINMGDNLTAALTEHYETFITERDFAEIVAAGLNWVRIPIPFFAIEVWEGEPYLPKVSWQYFLKAIKWARKYGLRVNLDLHSVPGSQNGWNHSGRQGSVNWMNGVMGLANAQRSLDYIRTLAQFIAQPEYAPVIQMFGFLNEPNGNAISKGPVASFYIEAHNIIRDITGIGSGNGPMLSMHDGFLGVTAWYGDLAGADRMMLDQHTYMVFQDQPQGTLDTLKTMPCQWWASSTNTTSQQWGPNTAGEWSAAWNDCGKWVNNVGSGSRYDGTYDGYANKATGSCDYWNDYTQWNQSTIDALNHFVSGSMDALQNFFFWTWKIGNSTDAIQQPNPFWHYRLGLEKGWIPKDPRTVAGTCQADGVSMNNFDGTFSNAYVTGGAGAGTIAASASSSYPWPPASFTNVASDSMSLLPQYTQTGTPITMPGPTFTSPGSSATIDAGNGWFNANANDKQAYAAISGCSYPPEYSAADLAVPTGACGAGLSQANKRSAEPTPAPTRR, translated from the exons ATGCCGCGTCCAGCTTATGACCCAGTGGCGAACCCAAACTTCTCCCCAGATTCCAATACTTCCCCCAATCCCGACCGTAACTCCAACTTTCTCGATCCAGAGGCGAACCTTTTTGGGAGGCCCGGGTCTGAATATGCGCCAGCACCCTCACTCATGAGCCGTGACTCTACGGCAGCAAGCATGAACCTTATGGGGGGGACACCATCTCTGGCTGGCACACATAGGGATAGCTGGGGCAGTGGAATAGCGCTGACTGGTGCTGAAGGAGCTACCAat GGCAACCGTAACCCAGGTCGATCTGGCCTTGCTAATTCAACTGTTCCGTATGGAAGCGGCGAACGATTATCCACCAGcgatgaggacgacgaGCATGGCCACATCACACCCGCGGTGGCAGCCATTGGAGCGGGAACAGCAGCACGAGGAATCAGCGAAAAGCCAAGATGGGCAGAGTCCGGGTCTggcaaggggaagaagaacaggaaATGGCTATGGGCGGCTTTGGCAGCTTTGCTGATTGTTGCTATCGGCCTTGGTGTTGGCCTTGGTGTCGG CCTCACTCGAAACAGGGACAGCAAAACGCTCGCCGCTTCCTCCGGTAATGAAAattcttcaccatcatcccaGGTTCCATCGGGCGCATCTTCGGCATCGGGATCAGCGACAGCTACATCGACTAGCGCCACTGCTTCTGCTACTCCCACTACCGGCACTCAAGGCTCCCTCATCACTTTGGAAGACGGTTCCACGATGACTTATGACAACCCCTACGGCGGCAAGTGGGTATGGGACGAGGCCAACCCGTTCAAG AACGAAGCCCAAGCCAACTCTTGGACCCCAGCACTGAATCAAAACTGGACGTGGGGTCAAGATAAAGTCTTTGGTGTTAACCTTGGTGGTTGGCTTGTTATTG AGCCTTTCATCGTCCCCGGCCTTTACGAAAAGTATGCCAATGGCTCTGCCGGCACAGCTATCGACGAATATACTCTTTCTATCAACATGGGTGACAACCTTACTGCTGCCCTCACAGAACACTACGAGACATTCATTACGGAG CGTGACTTTGCCGAAATCGTCGCTGCGGGCCTCAACTGGGTGCGAATTCCTATTCCCTTCTTTGCTATCGAAGTCTGGGAGGGCGAGCCTTATCTCCCCAAGGTTTCTTGGCAGTACTTTTTGAAAGCTATCAAATGGGCTAGGAAGTATGGATTGAGGGTTAATCTTGACCTTCACTCTGTCCCCGGTTCTCAGA ACGGCTGGAACCACTCTGGTCGCCAAGGATCCGTCAACTGGATGAACGGTGTCATGGGTCTTGCCAACGCTCAACGATCCCTCGACTACATCCGTACCCTCGCTCAATTTATTGCTCAGCCCGAGTACGCTCCTGTTATCCAGATGTTTGGATTCCTCAATGAGCCCAACGGCAATGCTATCAGCAAAGGCCCTGTTGCCTCCTTCTACATTGAGGCTCACAACATCATTCGTGACATTACTGGTATCGGTTCCGGCAACGGACCAATGCTCTCCATGCACGATGGATTTTTGGGAGTTACTGCGTGGTACGGCGATCTTGCTGGTGCTGACCGTATGATGCTCGACCAGCATACCTACATGGTCTTCCAGGACCAGCCTCAGGGTACTCTTGACACTCTTAAAACAATGCCTTGCCAATGGTGGGCTTCGTCCACCAACACTACTTCCCAGCAATGGGGTCCCAATACCGCTGGTGAATGGTCTGCGGCTTGGAACGATTGCGGTAAATGGGTGAACAACGTCGGAAGTGGATCGAGATACGATGGAACTTATGACGGTTATGCGAACAAGGCGACTGGCAGCTGTGACTACTGGAACGACTATACTCAATGGAACCAGAGTACCATCGATGCGTTGAACCACTTTGTCTCTGGTAGTATGGACGCTTTGCAG AACTTTTTCTTCTGGACTTGGAAGATTGGAAACAGTACCGACGCTATTCAGCAGCCCAACCCATTCTGGCACTACCGTCTCGGTCTCGAGAAGGGATGGATCCCCAAAG ACCCTCGAACGGTTGCTGGTACCTGTCAGGCAGACGGCGTGTCGATGAACAACTTTGATGGAACTTTCTCCAATGCCTACGTGACTGGTGGT GCCGGTGCTGGTACGATTGCCGCGTCTGCGTCGTCTTCCTACCCCTGGCCCCCTGCCTCGTTCACCAATGTCGCTTCCGACTCCAtgtctctcctccctcaaTATACTCAGACTGGTACTCCTATTACCATGCCTGGACCTACCTTTACCTCTCCCGGGTCTAGTGCCACCATCGACGCGGGCAACGGATGGTTCAACGCGAATGCTAATGATAAGCAGGCATATGCCGCTATCAGCGGGTGTAGCTATCCCCCGGAGTATTCTGCAGCTGATTTGGCTGTTCCCACGGGTGCATGTGGTGCGGGGTTGAGCCAGGCGAACAAGAGGTCTGCTGAGCCTACTCCTGCTCCTACAAGGCGATAA
- a CDS encoding solute carrier family 35 (UDP-sugar transporter), member A1/2/3, variant, translating to MAHRTNTRSPSGLNRRPTDRRASQSGSMQTASSPVQSTFGGRVYTAPEEDRGLIMRDRSERDRGEKDWADEKANSMGKSRGMDVGVTRPKRRLSRAMSSTSVSSPPQSPIGQPGHTSYQSLQQQTFHNQKAHGSSTANNFSAYSRSTPPKLDDRVGMVGYATAMAAASREKEGPPSLWGIELKWISLITLALQNAFLTIIMHYSRISTAPNRTYSAAAAVLLNELLKGGISVFIALKRIDNDMTASPPPPVYSEKLDDKDFDKRSGQKLPSIIHPTRLQALSKAVFSPDCYKLSVPAILYVIQNNLQYVAASNLDVATFQVTYQMKILTTAFFSVLMLRKRLSRTKWASLVLLAIGVGIVQIQSSSAPAVSHHTHVSVSHEHQLRSEIPVPDEPIISPERVMHPIRGFVAVTLACMTSGLAGVYFEFILKSSSGSSAPDLWVRNTQLSLFSLVPALVPIIINPSGPNGMGYFSRVMSCFDNFNGWAVGTVLTQTFGGLITALVIRYSDNIMKGFATSLSIIISFLASVALFSYPITLSFIVGASIVLFATYTYNSPAPPIPSTRKEIAVPGSPISTSAPILGEPEKPSRASSVINLLGLGSNQGSRKPSVSDIKSYASNQLGLPSYPVSASASAPGTPGINTNDYTGSGRSSPASFGGVQASHAGSGAGFGRGNAGDKVRPILSLDIDRKHG from the exons ATGGCCCATCGAACCAATACTCGATCTCCATCGGGATTGAACCGCCGCCCAACGGACCGACGTGCTTCTCAATCTGGTTCTATGCAGACTGCATCCTCGCCCGTGCAATCGACATTCGGAGGGAGGGTATATACTGCACCAGAGGAGGACAGGGGGTTGATAATGAGGGATCGAAGCGAGAGAGATCggggagagaaggattgGGCTGATGAGAAGGCGAATAGCATGGGGAAGTCGCGCGGTATGGATGTGGGAGTAACCCGGCCTAAAAGGAGGCTAAGCAG AGCCATGTCCTCTACCTCCGTCAGCTCTCCCCCCCAGTCGCCCATAGGCCAACCAGGGCATACCTCATACCAGTCTCTCCAGCAGCAAACATTTCATAACCAAAAGGCCCATGGATCATCTACTGCCAACAATTTTTCTGCTTACAGCCGGAGTACTCCGCCCAAATTGGACGATAGGGTGGGCATGGTGGGGTATGCGACTGCGATGGCTGCCGCTAGtagagaaaaggaagggccGCCTTCTCTTTGGGGAATAGAACTCAAGTGGATCTC ATTGATCACACTCGCTCTTCAAAATGccttcctcaccatcatcatgcaCTATTCGCGGATATCTACCGCTCCCAATCGCACATATTCCGCTGCCGCCGCAGTTTTGCTCAACGAGCTTCTCAAAGGTGGCATCTCAGTTTTTATTGCCCTCAAACGCATCGACAACGACATGACtgcatctcctcctcccccggTCTACTCAGAAAAGCTTGATGACAAGGATTTCGACAAGCGATCTGGTCAAAAGCTCCCTTCGATCATTCACCCCACGAGACTGCAAGCTCTATCGAAAGCGGTTTTTTCGCCCGACTGCTATAAGCTTTCTGTCCCCGCCATCCTCTATGTCATCCAGAACAATCTTCAATACGTCGCTGCGTCGAATCTCGATGTCGCAACTTTCCAGGTCACATACCAAATGAAGATCCTTACTACTGCGTTCTTTTCAGTTCTCATGTTACGCAAACGACTCTCTCGAACTAAATGGGCCTCCTTGGTTCTCCTGGCTATCGGCGTTGGTATTGTTCAGATCCAATCCTCGTCAGCACCTGCAGTGTCTCACCACACCCACGTCAGTGTCAGCCACGAACATCAGTTACGATCGGAGATTCCGGTTCCTGATGAGCCCATCATATCCCCCGAAAGGGTGATGCATCCTATCAGGGGATTCGTCGCTGTTACGCTTGCATGCATGACCTCGGGTCTTGCGGGCGTGTACTTTGAATTTATCCTCAAATCGTCTTCTGGGTCCAGCGCACCTGATTTGTGGGTGAGAAATACCCAACTGTCCTTGTTCTCCCTTGTCCCTGCGTTAGTACCCATTATCATCAACCCTTCGGGGCCGAATGGCATGGGTTACTTTTCAAGAGTGATGTCTTGCTTCGACAACTTCAACGGATGGGCTGTTGGTACAGTGTTGACTCAGACTTTTGGTGGTTTGATTACTGCGTTGGTCATCAGGTATAGCGACAATATCAT GAAAGGATTCGCTACGtctctttccatcatcatctccttccttgcctcGGTCGCCCTTTTTTCCTACCCCATCACCCTTAGTTTCATCGTCGGCGCTTCTATTGTTCTTTTCGCTACCTATACATACAATAGCCCCGCTCCGCCAATCCCTTCTACTCGCAAAGAAATTGCAGTACCCGGCTCGCCCATCTCCACATCTGCACCAATACTGGGTGAACCTGAAAAGCCTAGTCGTGCGTCAAGCGTAATCAATTTGCTTGGCCTGGGATCCAACCAGGGGTCCAGAAAGCCTAGCGTTTCAGACATCAAATCATATGCCTCTAATCAGTTGGGCTTACCGTCATATCCAGTTTCTGCCTCTGCATCCGCACCCGGTACGCCGGGAATAAACACCAACGATTATACAGGCAGCGGCAGGAGTAGCCCTGCAAGCTTTGGTGGTGTACAGGCGAGTCATGCTGGATCTGGGGCTGGATTTGGCCGGGGAAATGCGGGGGATAAGGTCAGGCCAATCTTGAGTTTGGACATTGATAGAAAGCATGGTTGA
- a CDS encoding ER lumen protein retaining receptor — protein MNIFRFLGDLSHLASILILLHKIQTTRSCRGISFKSQLLYLIVFLTRYVDLFTRPLVSVYNTVMKLFFIASTAYTLYLMKFKYRPTHDASLDTFQLSYIFGPVAILSLLFNYDFTPFEITWSFSIWLESVAILPQLFMLQRTGEAETITTHYLAALGLYRGLYIPNWMYRYFTEGAFDAIAVVAGIIQTVIYADFGYIYVTRVLRGQKFELPA, from the exons ATGAACATATTCCGCTTCCTCGGCGACCTCTCCCACCTCgcctccatcctcatcctcctccacaaaATCCAGACAACCAGGTCGTGCCGCGGCATATCCTTCAAGTCGCAGCTCCTCTACCTCATCGTGTTCCTCACCCGCTATGTCGACCTCTTCACCCGCCCCCTCGTCTCCGTCTACAACACAGTCATgaaactcttcttcatcgcaTCAACAGCCTACACCCTCTACCTCATGAAGTTCAAGTACAG ACCGACACACGACGCCTCCCTTGACACCTTCCAGCTCTCCTACATCTTTGGCCCCGTCGccatcctttccctcttgtTCAACTATGATTTCACCCCCTTTGAGATCACCTGGTCGTTCTCCATCTGGCTCGAGTCAGTCGCCATCCTTCCCCAGCTATTCATGCTCCAAAGAACGGGAGAGGCAGAGACTATCACCACACATTACCTCGCGGCCCTCGGTTTATACAGAGGATTGTACATTCCCAACTGGATGTACAG GTACTTTACCGAAGGCGCCTTTGACGCCATTGCCGTCGTTGCTGGTATCATTCAAACCGTCATTTACGCCGACTTTGGATATATC TACGTCACAAGAGTCCTCCGCGGCCAAAAATTCGAGCTCCCCGCCTAA
- a CDS encoding solute carrier family 35 (UDP-sugar transporter), member A1/2/3, protein MAHRTNTRSPSGLNRRPTDRRASQSGSMQTASSPVQSTFGGRVYTAPEEDRGLIMRDRSERDRGEKDWADEKANSMGKSRGMDVGVTRPKRRLSSLPNLLVPPLLHRAMSSTSVSSPPQSPIGQPGHTSYQSLQQQTFHNQKAHGSSTANNFSAYSRSTPPKLDDRVGMVGYATAMAAASREKEGPPSLWGIELKWISLITLALQNAFLTIIMHYSRISTAPNRTYSAAAAVLLNELLKGGISVFIALKRIDNDMTASPPPPVYSEKLDDKDFDKRSGQKLPSIIHPTRLQALSKAVFSPDCYKLSVPAILYVIQNNLQYVAASNLDVATFQVTYQMKILTTAFFSVLMLRKRLSRTKWASLVLLAIGVGIVQIQSSSAPAVSHHTHVSVSHEHQLRSEIPVPDEPIISPERVMHPIRGFVAVTLACMTSGLAGVYFEFILKSSSGSSAPDLWVRNTQLSLFSLVPALVPIIINPSGPNGMGYFSRVMSCFDNFNGWAVGTVLTQTFGGLITALVIRYSDNIMKGFATSLSIIISFLASVALFSYPITLSFIVGASIVLFATYTYNSPAPPIPSTRKEIAVPGSPISTSAPILGEPEKPSRASSVINLLGLGSNQGSRKPSVSDIKSYASNQLGLPSYPVSASASAPGTPGINTNDYTGSGRSSPASFGGVQASHAGSGAGFGRGNAGDKVRPILSLDIDRKHG, encoded by the exons ATGGCCCATCGAACCAATACTCGATCTCCATCGGGATTGAACCGCCGCCCAACGGACCGACGTGCTTCTCAATCTGGTTCTATGCAGACTGCATCCTCGCCCGTGCAATCGACATTCGGAGGGAGGGTATATACTGCACCAGAGGAGGACAGGGGGTTGATAATGAGGGATCGAAGCGAGAGAGATCggggagagaaggattgGGCTGATGAGAAGGCGAATAGCATGGGGAAGTCGCGCGGTATGGATGTGGGAGTAACCCGGCCTAAAAGGAGGCTAAGCAG TCTTCCCAATCTCCTCGTCCCGCCTCTGCTCCACAGAGCCATGTCCTCTACCTCCGTCAGCTCTCCCCCCCAGTCGCCCATAGGCCAACCAGGGCATACCTCATACCAGTCTCTCCAGCAGCAAACATTTCATAACCAAAAGGCCCATGGATCATCTACTGCCAACAATTTTTCTGCTTACAGCCGGAGTACTCCGCCCAAATTGGACGATAGGGTGGGCATGGTGGGGTATGCGACTGCGATGGCTGCCGCTAGtagagaaaaggaagggccGCCTTCTCTTTGGGGAATAGAACTCAAGTGGATCTC ATTGATCACACTCGCTCTTCAAAATGccttcctcaccatcatcatgcaCTATTCGCGGATATCTACCGCTCCCAATCGCACATATTCCGCTGCCGCCGCAGTTTTGCTCAACGAGCTTCTCAAAGGTGGCATCTCAGTTTTTATTGCCCTCAAACGCATCGACAACGACATGACtgcatctcctcctcccccggTCTACTCAGAAAAGCTTGATGACAAGGATTTCGACAAGCGATCTGGTCAAAAGCTCCCTTCGATCATTCACCCCACGAGACTGCAAGCTCTATCGAAAGCGGTTTTTTCGCCCGACTGCTATAAGCTTTCTGTCCCCGCCATCCTCTATGTCATCCAGAACAATCTTCAATACGTCGCTGCGTCGAATCTCGATGTCGCAACTTTCCAGGTCACATACCAAATGAAGATCCTTACTACTGCGTTCTTTTCAGTTCTCATGTTACGCAAACGACTCTCTCGAACTAAATGGGCCTCCTTGGTTCTCCTGGCTATCGGCGTTGGTATTGTTCAGATCCAATCCTCGTCAGCACCTGCAGTGTCTCACCACACCCACGTCAGTGTCAGCCACGAACATCAGTTACGATCGGAGATTCCGGTTCCTGATGAGCCCATCATATCCCCCGAAAGGGTGATGCATCCTATCAGGGGATTCGTCGCTGTTACGCTTGCATGCATGACCTCGGGTCTTGCGGGCGTGTACTTTGAATTTATCCTCAAATCGTCTTCTGGGTCCAGCGCACCTGATTTGTGGGTGAGAAATACCCAACTGTCCTTGTTCTCCCTTGTCCCTGCGTTAGTACCCATTATCATCAACCCTTCGGGGCCGAATGGCATGGGTTACTTTTCAAGAGTGATGTCTTGCTTCGACAACTTCAACGGATGGGCTGTTGGTACAGTGTTGACTCAGACTTTTGGTGGTTTGATTACTGCGTTGGTCATCAGGTATAGCGACAATATCAT GAAAGGATTCGCTACGtctctttccatcatcatctccttccttgcctcGGTCGCCCTTTTTTCCTACCCCATCACCCTTAGTTTCATCGTCGGCGCTTCTATTGTTCTTTTCGCTACCTATACATACAATAGCCCCGCTCCGCCAATCCCTTCTACTCGCAAAGAAATTGCAGTACCCGGCTCGCCCATCTCCACATCTGCACCAATACTGGGTGAACCTGAAAAGCCTAGTCGTGCGTCAAGCGTAATCAATTTGCTTGGCCTGGGATCCAACCAGGGGTCCAGAAAGCCTAGCGTTTCAGACATCAAATCATATGCCTCTAATCAGTTGGGCTTACCGTCATATCCAGTTTCTGCCTCTGCATCCGCACCCGGTACGCCGGGAATAAACACCAACGATTATACAGGCAGCGGCAGGAGTAGCCCTGCAAGCTTTGGTGGTGTACAGGCGAGTCATGCTGGATCTGGGGCTGGATTTGGCCGGGGAAATGCGGGGGATAAGGTCAGGCCAATCTTGAGTTTGGACATTGATAGAAAGCATGGTTGA